The Plectropomus leopardus isolate mb chromosome 15, YSFRI_Pleo_2.0, whole genome shotgun sequence genome has a segment encoding these proteins:
- the LOC121954466 gene encoding core histone macro-H2A.2 — protein MSARGGKKKATKLSRSARAGVIFPVGRMMRYLRTGTHKYRIGMGAPVYMAAVIEYLAAEILELAGNAARDNKKGRITPRHIKLAVANDEELNQLLRGVTISNGGVLPRIHPELLSKKRGGRVKADSQASIPEKQEERSKSKKPIKTLKKVKGKRGRKPKSTDESVPNSTVEDGPGDGFTILSAKSLFLGQKLSLTESEISKIGSIKVEGIINPTNAEMDLKDGVGNALEKAGGREFLEGVKELRKAQGPLEVASVAVSQASGMAARFIIHCNVPQWGSEKCEDQLEKTVKNCLSAAEEKKLKSVAFPSLPAGRNGFPKQTAAQLILKAISNHFVSSTSSSLKNIYFVLFDSESIGIYLQEMAKLDTK, from the exons ATGTCCgccagaggaggaaagaagaagGCCACCAAGCTGTCCCGTTCAGCCCGGGCAGGGGTCATCTTCCCCGTGGGAAGGATGATGAGGTACCTGCGCACCGGCACACACAAATACCGCATTGGCATGGGGGCGCCTGTCTACATGGCAGCAGTCATCGAGTACCTGGCAG CTGAGATCTTGGAgctggcaggaaatgcagcacgGGACAACAAGAAGGGCAGAATAACTCCTAGGCACATCAAGCTGGCTGTGGCCAATGATGAGGAGCTCAACCAG CTCCTACGGGGGGTCACCATATCAAATGGAGGAGTTCTGCCTCGGATCCACCCAGAGCTGCTCTCTAAGAAGAGGGGAGGCCGAGTGAAAGCAGATAGCCAAGCATCCATCCCCGAGAAACAGGAAGAACGCTCAAAGAGCAAGAAACCCATCAAAACCCTGAAAAAGGTTAAAGGCAAACGAGGTCGCAAGCCAAAG AGCACAGACGAGTCTGTACCAAACTCCACAGTGGAAGACGGTCCTGGAGATGGATTCACCATCCTGTCAGCAAAGAGCCTGTTCCTTGGACAGAAG CTTTCACTTACAGAGAGCGAAATCAGCAAAATCGGATCAATCAAAGTGGAGGGGATAATTAACCCGACAAACGCAGAGATGGACCTCAAAGATGGCGTGG GCAACGCCCTGGAGAAAGCTGGAGGCCGAGAGTTCCTGGAGGGAGTCAAGGAGCTGCGGAAAGCACAAGGGCCTCTGGAGGTGGCATCAG TGGCAGTGAGCCAGGCCAGTGGAATGGCAGCCCGCTTCATCATCCACTGTAACGTCCCTCAGTGGGGCTCAGAGAAGTGCGAGGACCAGCTGGAGAAGACGGTGAAGAATTGCCtctcagcagcagaggagaagaaGCTCAAGTCTGTGGCGTTCCCTTCACTTCCAGCTGGACG GAACGGATTCCCCAAACAGACGGCTGCTCAGCTCATTCTCAAGGCCATCTCCAACCATTTTGTGTCGTCCACCAGCTCctctctgaaaaacatttactttgttcTGTTTGACAGTGAGAGCATCGGGATCTACCTGCAGGAAATGGCCAAGCTGGACACAAAGTGA